From a region of the Kwoniella newhampshirensis strain CBS 13917 chromosome 11, whole genome shotgun sequence genome:
- a CDS encoding isocitrate dehydrogenase, NAD-dependent: MLSNSLRSSVGSAMRTAAVRRVPVARSMATIADEKRLPAKFGGKYTVTLVPGDGIGKEVADSVKEIFDALKVPVQWEQYDVSGETTGGDELFQEAMESLKRNKVGLKGILYTPIDQTGHNSWNVAMRQQLDIYASVVVCKSLPGFPTRHDNVDFAIIRENTEGEYSGLEHQSFPGVVESLKVSTRAKAERIARFAFDFAIKNNRKKVTCVHKANIMKLGDGLFLNTCKRIAEQEYGHTGIKFDSMIVDNTAMQLVSKPQQFDVMVMPNLYGTICANIGSALVGGPGITPGCNFGREYALFEPGCRHVGKDIMGTNKANPTALILSATMMLRHLGLESQANLIAGATYDLVKEGKIRTADLGGQATTTDFTKALVNRLM, translated from the exons ATGCTCTCCAACTCTCTCCGAAGCTCTGTAGGAAGTGCCATGAGGACTGCCGCTGtgcgg CGAGTCCCCGTCGCTCGATCCATGGCCACTATCGccgacgagaagagg CTCCCTGCTAAATTCGGTG GCAAATACACTGTCACTCTCGTCCCTGGTGATGGTATCGGTAAAGAAGTCGCCGATTCCGTCAAGGAGATCTTCGATGCTCTCAAAGTCCCTGTCCAGTGGGAACAATATGATGTCTCCGGTGAGACTACCGGTGGTGATGAGCTTTTTCAGGAGGCCATGGAGAGTTTGAAGAGAAACAAGGTCGGAttgaagg GTATCCTCTACACTCCTATCGACCAAACTGGCCATAACTCATGGAACGTTGCCATGCGACAACAACTCGATATCTACGCCTCCGTCGTCGTCTGCAAGTCCCTTCCCGGTTTCCCCACCCGACACGACAACGTCGATTTCGCCATCATCCGTGAGAACACAGAGGGTGAATATTCGGGTCTCGAACACCAGTCTTTCCCAGGTGTCGTGGAGAGCTTGAAGGTCTCTACTAGAGCAAAGGCGGAGAGAATCGCGAGGTTCGCTTTTGACTTCGCTATCAAGAACAACAGGAAG AAGGTCACCTGTGTCCACAAGGCCAACATCATGAAGCTCGGTGAcggtctcttcctcaacacTTGTAAGCGAATTGCCGAACAGGAGTACGGACACACTGGGATCAAGTTCGACTCCATGATCGTCGACAACACCGCCATGCAGCTTGTTTCCAAGCCTCAACAATTCGACGTCATGgtcatg CCTAAC TTGTACGGTACTATCTGTGCCAACATCGGTTCCGCTCTTGTTGGAGGACCTGGTATCACTCCCGGTTGTAACTTTGGCCGA GAATACGCGCTGTTCGAGCCCGGATGTCGACACGTCGGTAAGGATATCATGGGAACCAATAAAGCCAACCCTACCGCCCTCATCCTTTCTGCTACCATGATGCTCCGACATCTTGGTCTCGAGAGCCAGGCCAATTTGATCGCCGGTGCTACGTACGATCTGGTCAAGGAGGGTAAGATCAGGACTGCTGATctgggag GCCAagccaccaccaccgactTTACAAAGGCTCTCGTCAACAGGCTCATGTAA